The following are encoded together in the bacterium genome:
- a CDS encoding AMP-binding protein, whose amino-acid sequence MIYGVAAHAAATPERTAVVCGARRLSYGAFDALVNRTVHVLAAHGVGAGGRVALLLPNGPEFYAGTHAASKLGALAVPINHRWRREEIAHVLADSEPAVLIVDAAFADEARAASALAGRPAPEHVLVSSPDASPGSFETSCAAMSDAPPPMAAVGGFNVLVYTSGTTGKPKGVMHPTFDPKLGFESQKRIVEMWGFTAADVHLVVGPLYHTMPNAGGAQHLFVGATVVIMPKFDAAECLRLIATERVTTSCMVPAHFIRILELPEAERARYDLSSVRRILHAAAPCAPDVKRRIFRVFPDGAVWEFYGATEGPGTIIPPDEWLRKPGSVGRPWPGVAVKVLADDGRECPPGEVGTIYLSTLGGRKFSYHNAPEKTAGAFRGDFFTVGDMGWLDADGYLFIADRKHDMVITGGVNVYPAEIEAALVAHPDVVDCAVFGVPDDRWGESLKAVVEPRPGSGLDADAVQAWCRERLADYKCPRSIDFTALLPRDPNGKVLKRQLREPYWAGRDRRV is encoded by the coding sequence ATGATCTACGGCGTCGCCGCCCACGCCGCCGCGACGCCGGAGCGCACGGCCGTGGTGTGTGGGGCGCGCCGGCTGTCGTACGGCGCCTTCGACGCGCTCGTGAACCGCACGGTGCACGTGCTGGCCGCGCACGGCGTCGGCGCCGGCGGGCGGGTGGCGCTGCTGCTTCCGAACGGGCCCGAGTTCTACGCCGGCACCCACGCGGCGTCGAAGCTCGGCGCGCTCGCGGTGCCGATCAACCACCGCTGGCGGCGCGAGGAGATCGCGCACGTCCTCGCCGACAGCGAGCCGGCGGTGCTGATCGTCGACGCGGCGTTCGCGGACGAGGCCCGCGCGGCGTCGGCGCTGGCGGGGCGGCCGGCACCCGAGCACGTGCTGGTCTCGTCGCCCGACGCCTCGCCCGGCAGCTTCGAGACGTCGTGCGCGGCCATGTCCGACGCGCCGCCGCCCATGGCCGCGGTCGGCGGGTTCAACGTGCTCGTCTACACCTCGGGCACGACCGGCAAGCCGAAGGGCGTCATGCACCCGACGTTCGACCCGAAGCTCGGCTTCGAGTCGCAGAAGCGCATCGTCGAGATGTGGGGATTCACCGCCGCCGACGTCCACCTCGTCGTCGGACCGCTCTACCATACGATGCCGAACGCCGGCGGCGCGCAGCACCTCTTCGTCGGCGCCACCGTCGTCATCATGCCGAAGTTCGACGCCGCCGAGTGCCTGCGGCTGATCGCGACGGAGCGGGTGACGACGTCGTGCATGGTGCCGGCGCACTTCATCCGCATCCTCGAGCTGCCCGAGGCCGAGCGCGCTCGGTACGACCTCTCGAGCGTGCGCAGGATCCTCCACGCCGCCGCGCCGTGTGCGCCGGACGTGAAGCGGCGCATCTTCCGCGTCTTCCCCGACGGCGCGGTATGGGAGTTCTACGGCGCCACCGAGGGGCCGGGCACGATCATCCCGCCCGACGAGTGGCTCCGGAAGCCGGGCAGCGTCGGCCGCCCGTGGCCGGGCGTCGCCGTGAAGGTCCTGGCCGACGACGGACGCGAGTGTCCGCCGGGCGAGGTCGGCACGATCTATCTCTCGACGCTCGGCGGCCGGAAGTTCAGCTACCACAACGCGCCGGAGAAGACGGCGGGCGCGTTCCGCGGCGACTTCTTCACCGTCGGCGACATGGGCTGGCTCGACGCCGACGGCTACCTGTTCATCGCCGATCGCAAGCACGACATGGTCATCACCGGCGGCGTCAACGTCTATCCGGCCGAGATCGAGGCCGCCCTGGTCGCGCATCCCGACGTCGTCGACTGCGCCGTCTTCGGCGTGCCCGACGACCGCTGGGGCGAGTCGCTGAAGGCCGTGGTCGAGCCCCGTCCCGGCAGCGGGCTCGACGCCGACGCGGTACAGGCGTGGTGTCGTGAGCGGCTCGCCGACTACAAGTGCCCGCGCAGCATCGACTTCACGGCCCTTCTGCCGCGCGACCCCAACGGCAAGGTGCTGAAGCGCCAGCTGCGCGAGCCGTACTGGGCGGGCCGCGACCGGCGGGTCTGA
- a CDS encoding SDR family oxidoreductase, protein MRLDGKVTIITGAAQGIGRSYAERFAKEGATVVVADLRVEAAEEVAAACRAQGRDALAIALDVGDEASTLACAKAVHEKFGRIDVLVNNAAIYYDLDRTENTLAYFNKVMSVNLNGVWLMSRAVEPIMKRQRQGKIIHQSSTAAYMGNVGMVDTEDPDLPMPPFHYSVAKAGVSGLTKYMAGALGPWGINVNAIAPGVTMTDATKKIVPDYLLQGLVMYSALRKPLQPEDLAGTAVFLASDDSSMMTGQVLVVDGGMIMLG, encoded by the coding sequence ATGCGACTCGACGGCAAGGTCACGATCATCACGGGCGCAGCCCAGGGCATCGGCCGGTCCTACGCGGAGCGGTTCGCGAAGGAAGGCGCGACCGTCGTCGTCGCCGACCTGCGGGTCGAGGCCGCCGAAGAGGTCGCCGCCGCGTGCCGCGCGCAGGGGCGCGACGCACTCGCGATCGCGCTCGACGTCGGGGACGAAGCGTCGACGCTGGCCTGCGCCAAGGCCGTGCACGAGAAGTTCGGGCGCATCGACGTCCTCGTCAACAACGCCGCGATCTACTACGACCTCGACCGCACCGAGAACACGCTCGCCTACTTCAACAAGGTCATGTCGGTGAACCTGAACGGCGTATGGCTCATGAGCCGCGCCGTCGAGCCGATCATGAAGCGCCAGCGGCAGGGCAAGATCATCCACCAGTCCTCGACCGCGGCCTACATGGGCAACGTCGGCATGGTCGACACCGAGGACCCCGACCTGCCGATGCCGCCGTTCCACTACAGCGTCGCCAAGGCCGGCGTCTCGGGCCTGACCAAGTACATGGCCGGCGCCCTCGGGCCGTGGGGTATCAACGTCAACGCGATCGCCCCGGGCGTGACCATGACCGACGCCACGAAGAAGATCGTGCCCGACTACCTCCTCCAGGGCCTCGTCATGTACAGCGCGCTGCGCAAGCCCCTCCAGCCCGAGGATCTCGCGGGCACCGCCGTGTTCCTCGCCTCCGACGACTCGAGCATGATGACCGGGCAGGTGCTGGTGGTCGACGGCGGCATGATCATGCTCGGCTGA
- a CDS encoding TetR/AcrR family transcriptional regulator gives MPAVKKKAAKRPGRRPGRPAGATGDRTRERVLGAAAETFARRGLAGTSVRDIARQARIRVSTLYHYFASKEALYEEVQQRVHAQVREIVVQALGESGDLRATTRKALGDLFDLFVENRAYVQLGCRTMLESPPRAASDARIADRWLGLTEGQLKPAELRGQVKNIDPVLFMITVDALVHWHIVNDGVYRRMLGKGLDDPAVAARVREHVIQVALRTLGLD, from the coding sequence GTGCCGGCGGTGAAGAAGAAGGCCGCGAAGCGGCCCGGGCGCCGGCCCGGACGCCCGGCGGGAGCGACGGGCGACCGCACGCGCGAGCGCGTCCTCGGGGCGGCGGCCGAGACGTTCGCGCGACGCGGCCTCGCGGGCACGTCCGTGCGCGACATCGCGCGCCAGGCCCGCATCCGCGTCTCGACGCTCTACCACTACTTCGCGTCGAAGGAGGCGCTCTACGAGGAGGTGCAGCAGCGCGTGCACGCCCAGGTGCGCGAGATCGTCGTGCAGGCGCTGGGCGAGAGCGGCGACCTGCGCGCGACGACCCGCAAGGCGCTCGGCGATCTCTTCGACCTCTTCGTCGAGAACCGCGCCTACGTGCAGCTCGGCTGCCGTACCATGCTCGAGAGCCCGCCGCGTGCCGCCTCCGACGCTCGCATCGCCGATCGCTGGCTCGGCCTCACCGAGGGACAGCTGAAGCCCGCGGAGCTGCGCGGACAGGTGAAGAACATCGACCCGGTCCTCTTCATGATCACCGTCGACGCGCTGGTCCACTGGCACATCGTCAACGACGGCGTGTACCGCCGCATGCTCGGCAAGGGTCTCGACGATCCCGCCGTCGCGGCGCGCGTGCGCGAGCACGTCATCCAGGTCGCCCTGCGCACGCTCGGGCTCGACTGA
- a CDS encoding oxalate:formate antiporter, giving the protein MDDAGARERLVRFVAEALPILEDDARVVGVAAGGSFAQGGVDVHSDLDLVVAVEPAAHAAVLAEAPALAARLGPLLAAFTGEHVGEPRLLICLYGPPLLHVDLKFVALPELAARVEDPLILWQREARMRRALDEGVARWPAPDLQWIEDRFWVWVHYVAGKIARGELLEVIDGLALLRRVALGPLVAVATGHRPQGVRRLESRAGAWRPALEATVAGHDRDACIRALYASIALYRALRDALASADLRRGEAAERESILFLDDVASQD; this is encoded by the coding sequence ATGGACGATGCCGGCGCGCGCGAGCGGCTCGTTCGCTTCGTGGCAGAGGCGCTGCCGATCCTCGAGGACGATGCGCGCGTCGTCGGCGTCGCCGCCGGCGGCTCGTTCGCGCAGGGCGGGGTGGACGTGCATTCCGACCTCGATCTCGTCGTCGCCGTCGAGCCGGCTGCGCACGCGGCCGTTCTGGCCGAGGCCCCGGCGCTGGCTGCGCGGCTCGGGCCGCTGCTCGCCGCCTTCACCGGCGAGCACGTCGGCGAGCCGCGGCTCTTGATCTGCCTCTACGGGCCGCCGCTGCTGCACGTCGACCTCAAGTTCGTCGCCCTGCCCGAGCTGGCGGCGCGGGTCGAGGATCCGCTGATCCTCTGGCAGCGGGAGGCGCGCATGCGACGTGCGCTCGACGAGGGCGTCGCGCGCTGGCCGGCGCCCGATCTCCAGTGGATCGAGGACCGCTTCTGGGTCTGGGTGCACTACGTCGCCGGCAAGATCGCCCGCGGCGAGCTGCTCGAGGTGATCGACGGGCTTGCGCTCCTGCGCCGCGTCGCGCTCGGCCCGCTCGTCGCCGTCGCGACCGGGCATCGGCCGCAGGGCGTGCGGCGGCTCGAGTCGCGCGCCGGGGCTTGGCGGCCGGCGCTCGAGGCGACGGTCGCCGGCCACGACCGCGACGCCTGCATCCGCGCGCTGTATGCGTCGATCGCGCTCTACCGCGCCTTGCGGGATGCGTTGGCGTCGGCCGACCTGCGCCGCGGCGAGGCCGCGGAGCGCGAGTCGATCCTGTTTCTCGATGACGTCGCCAGCCAGGACTGA
- a CDS encoding MaoC family dehydratase N-terminal domain-containing protein, whose product MPPSKELIGRELSTGTATIEAEHVAAFAKALGDDNPAYRGPGATAPPTYPIAFMAQAMAGGMNTFLELGLNFMTLVHGEQEFEYLRPLAVGETLTLTGRIGDIYEKQGSGGILDFIVLETEARDVAGEPVFYSRNVIISKRM is encoded by the coding sequence ATGCCACCGTCGAAAGAGCTGATCGGGCGGGAGCTCTCCACGGGCACCGCCACCATCGAGGCCGAGCACGTCGCCGCCTTCGCGAAGGCGCTGGGCGACGACAACCCGGCCTACCGCGGCCCCGGCGCCACCGCGCCGCCCACCTATCCCATCGCGTTCATGGCCCAGGCGATGGCCGGCGGCATGAACACGTTCCTCGAGCTCGGGCTCAACTTCATGACCCTCGTCCACGGCGAGCAGGAGTTCGAGTACCTGCGGCCGCTCGCGGTGGGCGAGACGCTGACCCTCACCGGCCGTATCGGCGACATCTACGAGAAGCAGGGCTCCGGCGGCATCCTCGACTTCATCGTCCTCGAGACCGAAGCCAGGGACGTCGCCGGCGAGCCGGTCTTCTACTCCCGCAACGTCATCATCTCGAAGAGGATGTGA
- a CDS encoding MaoC family dehydratase N-terminal domain-containing protein produces the protein MALDPKTVQVGTELPPLVKGPITREMLKEYGPAAGDPNPMHVDDEFAKNAGYPGVFAHGMLSMGFLGEFAVQAAGVGNVKKLRARFAKLTWPGDVVTCKGTVTAVRDENGTRVVDCDIWTETQSGERKVVGSATLALPRG, from the coding sequence ATGGCGCTCGATCCCAAGACGGTTCAGGTCGGCACCGAGCTGCCGCCCCTCGTGAAGGGGCCGATCACCAGGGAGATGCTGAAGGAGTACGGGCCCGCCGCCGGCGACCCGAACCCGATGCACGTCGACGACGAGTTCGCGAAGAACGCCGGCTACCCGGGCGTGTTCGCGCACGGGATGCTGTCGATGGGCTTCCTCGGCGAGTTCGCGGTGCAGGCCGCCGGGGTCGGCAACGTGAAGAAGCTGCGTGCCCGCTTCGCCAAGCTCACGTGGCCCGGCGACGTCGTCACCTGCAAGGGCACCGTCACCGCGGTGCGCGACGAGAACGGCACGCGCGTGGTCGACTGCGACATCTGGACCGAGACGCAGTCCGGCGAGCGCAAGGTCGTGGGCAGCGCCACGCTGGCGCTCCCGAGGGGCTGA
- a CDS encoding thiolase family protein: MRDPARLRDRYAIAGIGLSRFGKVPGTSAMGFCLEASKRAIDDCGVARDAIDGVLVMMPAQMGEQHGWGSRAAAFLGITPTYCATMDMGGATPIGMLQTAVMAIEAGFCETVLCSFGTQTNPQGIIPQLFGSPWAIPYGDVGAITFMAHLARRQMHDHGIASTDYGHVAVQWRKHAQANPYAQMQKPMTLEDHQTSRWVNEPLHLLDCCLFTDGGGAFVVTTAERARDLKQTPALVAGVGQVHSSEVIRPYDDGRGGGRKAGEQAYRMAGCGPGDISVAQLYDAFTPRVVHDLVHYGFCDWDEIGPLAASGGLTVGGKLPCNTAGGLLSEGHLSGMNHVAEAVRQVRGTSTTQVPDVSLSLVTGYGGAPHEPPPTVAYTCAILRRP, encoded by the coding sequence ATGCGCGACCCGGCGCGGCTCCGGGACCGCTACGCCATCGCCGGCATCGGCCTCTCGCGCTTCGGCAAGGTGCCGGGCACGAGCGCGATGGGCTTCTGCCTCGAGGCCTCGAAGCGCGCGATCGACGACTGCGGCGTCGCGCGCGACGCCATCGACGGCGTGCTCGTCATGATGCCGGCGCAGATGGGCGAGCAGCACGGCTGGGGCTCGCGCGCCGCGGCGTTCCTCGGCATCACGCCGACGTACTGCGCGACCATGGACATGGGCGGCGCGACGCCCATCGGCATGCTCCAGACCGCGGTCATGGCGATCGAGGCGGGCTTCTGCGAGACGGTGCTCTGCAGCTTCGGCACGCAGACCAACCCGCAGGGCATCATCCCGCAGCTCTTCGGCTCGCCCTGGGCGATCCCGTACGGCGACGTCGGCGCGATCACCTTCATGGCGCACCTGGCGCGTCGCCAGATGCACGACCACGGGATTGCGAGCACCGACTACGGCCACGTCGCCGTGCAGTGGCGCAAGCACGCCCAGGCGAACCCCTACGCCCAGATGCAGAAGCCGATGACGCTCGAGGATCACCAGACCTCGCGCTGGGTGAACGAGCCGCTGCACCTCCTCGACTGCTGCCTGTTCACCGACGGCGGCGGCGCCTTCGTCGTCACCACGGCGGAGCGGGCACGCGACCTGAAGCAGACGCCCGCGCTCGTCGCCGGCGTCGGCCAGGTGCACTCGTCGGAGGTGATCCGGCCGTACGACGACGGCCGCGGCGGCGGCCGCAAGGCGGGCGAGCAGGCCTATCGCATGGCCGGCTGCGGGCCGGGGGACATCAGCGTGGCACAGCTCTACGACGCCTTCACGCCGCGCGTGGTGCACGACCTCGTCCACTACGGCTTCTGCGACTGGGACGAGATCGGCCCGTTGGCCGCCTCGGGCGGCCTCACGGTCGGAGGCAAGCTGCCCTGCAACACCGCCGGCGGGCTCCTCTCCGAAGGACATCTCTCCGGCATGAACCACGTCGCCGAAGCCGTGCGGCAGGTACGCGGCACCTCGACCACGCAGGTTCCCGACGTCTCGTTGTCGCTCGTCACCGGGTACGGCGGGGCACCGCACGAGCCGCCGCCGACGGTGGCGTACACGTGCGCGATCCTGCGACGACCGTGA
- a CDS encoding alpha/beta fold hydrolase — protein sequence MRDAIRHRDVVADGIRLHVAEAGRGPALLLLHGLSASHAVWEHVMPAFADRWRVIAPDLPGHGASAKPDAPYTIDFFAGVLRSLARVLDVEAAVVVGSSLGGHVALELAVGYPRFTQALALAAPAYGYPPAYRVAGLALQALTPQLLRATLPEALRQSFYDRARLLHATRGRILTERLVADDFPQFARAVARALTGVLTAPSLALEQVRQPVAIVWGRQDRLVPMARSTPLLTRIPHATLHVLERCGHLPMLEQPAAFVRLLDVYLGTLAAHAGPEHGAP from the coding sequence ATGAGGGACGCGATCCGCCACCGCGACGTCGTCGCCGACGGCATCCGCCTCCACGTCGCCGAGGCCGGTCGCGGGCCGGCCCTCCTGCTGCTCCACGGTCTCAGCGCGTCGCACGCGGTCTGGGAGCACGTGATGCCGGCGTTCGCCGACCGTTGGCGCGTGATCGCGCCCGACCTGCCGGGACACGGCGCCTCGGCCAAGCCGGACGCGCCGTACACGATCGACTTCTTCGCCGGCGTGCTGCGCAGTCTGGCGCGCGTGCTGGACGTCGAGGCGGCCGTCGTCGTCGGCAGCTCGCTCGGCGGCCACGTCGCGCTCGAGCTGGCGGTCGGCTACCCGCGCTTCACGCAGGCGCTCGCGCTCGCCGCGCCGGCTTACGGTTACCCGCCGGCGTACCGCGTCGCCGGCCTGGCGCTCCAGGCGCTCACCCCGCAGCTCCTGCGCGCGACGTTGCCCGAGGCGCTGCGCCAGAGCTTCTACGACCGCGCCCGGCTGCTGCACGCGACGCGCGGCCGCATCCTCACCGAGCGCCTCGTCGCCGACGACTTCCCGCAGTTCGCGCGCGCGGTGGCGCGGGCCCTCACCGGCGTGCTGACTGCGCCGTCGCTCGCGCTCGAGCAGGTGCGCCAGCCCGTGGCGATCGTCTGGGGTCGCCAGGACCGCCTGGTGCCGATGGCGCGCAGCACGCCGCTGCTCACCCGCATCCCGCACGCGACGCTCCACGTGCTGGAGCGCTGCGGCCACCTCCCCATGCTGGAGCAACCGGCGGCCTTCGTCCGCCTGCTCGACGTCTACCTCGGCACGCTCGCTGCGCACGCAGGCCCCGAGCACGGAGCCCCCTGA
- a CDS encoding Zn-ribbon domain-containing OB-fold protein, which translates to MFQIDKPLPAITEDGAPYWEHARRGQLAVQRCTACGHLRFPPSVLCPKCLAEEHAWTPLSGRGTIWSFIVVHRPQHPGFFADAPYNVAIVELEEGIRLHANVVDCANEALRIGLPVEVTFAKVDDEVTLPKVRPRA; encoded by the coding sequence ATGTTCCAGATCGACAAGCCCCTGCCCGCGATCACCGAGGACGGCGCCCCCTACTGGGAGCACGCACGGCGCGGCCAGCTTGCGGTCCAGCGCTGCACGGCGTGCGGCCATCTCCGCTTCCCGCCGAGCGTTCTGTGCCCGAAGTGCCTCGCCGAGGAGCACGCCTGGACGCCGCTCTCGGGCCGCGGGACGATCTGGTCGTTCATCGTGGTCCACCGCCCGCAGCACCCGGGCTTCTTCGCGGACGCGCCCTACAACGTCGCCATCGTCGAGCTCGAGGAGGGCATCCGCCTGCACGCGAACGTGGTCGACTGCGCGAACGAGGCTCTGCGCATCGGCCTCCCGGTCGAGGTGACGTTCGCGAAGGTGGACGACGAGGTGACGCTCCCGAAGGTCCGGCCGCGGGCGTAG
- a CDS encoding DUF349 domain-containing protein encodes MDLLDRLRPPWRHSDPVVRAGAVRAMGDDEAERLATIAGEDPDARVRRVAIEKLADPEVLARVAERDADESLRALAADRLRGLLVAEAASDAPAERCAAALARLTDERSLGAVAAGAAHAAIREAALARVTSDRVLRDVVRQATDAALRRAALERIGEVAILRGLAVGDLPAELAVRAVERLGDPDALRAVAANRAAPKAARERARALLPDAPPLDDEGDVAAPGRPAEIAGVVDPREAAAHRARLALDEARRAREALCAQVAALEGPDALAALARARETWARLDPVPPAEHEAYTRRFREACDACVARDRDRLAGAASHERLLPLVREAESLAGSLPPPRPKRWNDLEERWTAARGAEPAGDAVAELERRFAAAKERVGEHRQQTDAERTAAQQDNLVRLTALHARLEELAAAEAVKPTTGRRELGLADTAIAEPGPLPPGEVRAAWIARLTQARDRLGQRLRQDTETEEWRRWANATAQEEIIQRVEALLEANDLAEGVRQLGRLQDEWAQVATATPEKSRPLWERFRTARNELRRRCDAWMTENLARKRALVEQLAGVAESTSWNETSELVRRLQAEWKAIGPVPGKHARALWQEFHEPCDRFFAQRKEHFARVDAVRGGNAERKTALCERAEALADSKDWDATTAVVKKLQADWKQLGPAPRAQEEALWQRFRAACNRFFDRRKRRDELEHEEELAKGQALCARLDAVAEALGGDSPPAADGVRTAVDEVWGEWQRLDLGTGKDVRPLRERLHAACERLFGAAPEGLRGSRLDPAATYARREKLCQRMEKLVPSADPAPKAAASLAEMAAALRDRLATNTIATGRGTEAIRADASQEAERLAQSWEQLGPPLDDAARALAERFAAARAKARRG; translated from the coding sequence ATGGACCTCCTCGACCGGCTCCGCCCGCCGTGGCGCCACTCCGACCCCGTCGTCCGCGCTGGCGCCGTGCGCGCCATGGGCGACGACGAGGCCGAGCGTCTCGCCACCATCGCCGGGGAGGATCCCGACGCCCGCGTCCGCCGGGTGGCGATCGAGAAGCTCGCCGACCCCGAGGTCCTCGCCCGGGTGGCCGAGCGCGACGCCGACGAGAGCCTGCGCGCGCTCGCGGCCGATCGCCTGCGCGGCCTCCTCGTCGCCGAAGCCGCATCGGACGCGCCGGCCGAGCGTTGCGCGGCGGCGCTCGCACGGCTTACCGACGAGCGCAGCCTCGGCGCGGTGGCGGCGGGCGCGGCGCATGCGGCGATCCGCGAGGCGGCGCTCGCCCGTGTGACGAGCGACCGCGTCCTGCGCGACGTCGTGCGCCAGGCCACCGACGCCGCGCTCCGCCGCGCGGCGCTCGAGCGCATCGGCGAGGTCGCGATCCTGCGCGGCCTCGCCGTCGGGGACCTGCCGGCCGAGCTCGCCGTGCGGGCCGTCGAGCGCCTGGGCGACCCCGACGCGCTCCGTGCCGTCGCCGCCAACCGGGCCGCGCCCAAGGCCGCGCGCGAGCGGGCCCGGGCCTTGCTGCCCGATGCCCCGCCGCTCGACGACGAGGGCGACGTCGCGGCGCCGGGCCGTCCGGCCGAGATCGCCGGCGTGGTCGACCCGCGCGAGGCGGCGGCCCACCGCGCGCGTCTCGCGCTCGACGAGGCGCGCCGGGCCCGCGAGGCGCTGTGCGCGCAGGTCGCCGCCCTCGAGGGTCCCGACGCGCTCGCCGCGCTCGCCCGGGCACGCGAGACGTGGGCCAGGCTCGACCCCGTGCCGCCGGCGGAGCACGAGGCGTACACGCGGCGGTTCCGCGAGGCCTGCGACGCCTGCGTCGCGCGCGACCGCGACCGCCTGGCGGGGGCGGCGTCGCACGAGCGGCTGCTGCCGCTCGTGCGCGAGGCCGAGTCGCTCGCCGGATCGCTGCCTCCGCCACGCCCGAAACGGTGGAACGACCTCGAGGAGCGGTGGACGGCGGCGCGCGGCGCCGAGCCGGCCGGCGACGCCGTCGCCGAGCTCGAGCGCCGCTTCGCGGCCGCGAAGGAGCGCGTCGGCGAGCACCGGCAGCAAACCGACGCGGAGCGCACCGCCGCCCAGCAGGACAACCTGGTGCGGCTGACGGCGCTGCACGCCCGGCTCGAGGAGCTGGCCGCGGCCGAAGCGGTGAAGCCCACGACGGGACGCCGCGAGCTCGGTCTCGCCGACACGGCGATCGCCGAGCCCGGCCCGCTGCCCCCGGGCGAGGTGCGGGCCGCCTGGATCGCGCGGCTGACGCAGGCCCGCGACCGCCTCGGGCAACGCCTGCGGCAGGACACGGAGACCGAGGAGTGGCGCCGCTGGGCGAACGCCACTGCGCAGGAGGAGATCATCCAGCGCGTCGAAGCGCTGCTCGAGGCGAACGACCTGGCCGAGGGCGTTCGGCAGCTCGGCCGCCTCCAAGACGAGTGGGCGCAGGTCGCGACCGCGACGCCCGAGAAGTCCCGGCCGCTCTGGGAGCGCTTCCGCACCGCGCGCAACGAGCTGCGCCGCCGCTGCGACGCCTGGATGACCGAGAACCTCGCCCGCAAGCGCGCCCTCGTCGAGCAGCTGGCGGGGGTGGCCGAATCGACGAGCTGGAACGAGACGAGCGAGCTCGTCCGCCGGCTCCAGGCGGAGTGGAAGGCGATCGGTCCGGTGCCGGGCAAGCACGCGCGCGCGCTCTGGCAGGAGTTCCACGAGCCCTGCGACCGCTTCTTCGCGCAGCGCAAGGAGCACTTCGCGCGCGTCGACGCCGTGCGCGGCGGCAACGCCGAGCGCAAGACCGCACTCTGCGAGCGCGCCGAGGCGCTCGCCGACTCGAAGGACTGGGACGCGACCACCGCCGTGGTGAAGAAGCTCCAGGCCGACTGGAAGCAGCTCGGTCCCGCGCCGCGGGCGCAGGAGGAGGCGCTGTGGCAGCGCTTCCGCGCCGCCTGCAACCGTTTCTTCGACCGCCGCAAGCGCCGCGACGAGCTCGAGCACGAGGAGGAGCTGGCCAAGGGTCAGGCGCTGTGCGCACGGCTCGACGCCGTCGCCGAGGCGCTCGGCGGCGACAGCCCGCCGGCGGCGGACGGCGTGCGGACGGCCGTCGACGAGGTCTGGGGCGAGTGGCAGCGGCTCGACCTGGGCACCGGCAAGGACGTCCGGCCGCTGCGCGAGCGGCTGCACGCCGCCTGCGAGCGCCTCTTCGGCGCGGCCCCCGAGGGCCTCCGCGGCAGCCGTCTCGATCCCGCGGCCACGTACGCGCGGCGCGAGAAGCTGTGCCAGCGGATGGAGAAGCTCGTGCCTTCGGCCGACCCCGCGCCGAAGGCCGCGGCGTCGCTGGCCGAGATGGCGGCGGCGCTGCGCGATCGGCTCGCGACCAACACGATCGCCACCGGCCGCGGCACCGAGGCGATCCGCGCCGACGCGAGTCAGGAGGCGGAGCGTCTCGCGCAGAGCTGGGAGCAGCTCGGCCCCCCGCTCGACGACGCCGCGCGCGCCCTCGCGGAACGCTTCGCGGCGGCGCGGGCGAAAGCGCGGCGGGGCTAG